The genomic segment CCTCAAGATAGCGTGTCTACCAAATTCCACCACTTCGGCATCAAAACGGTTTTACTTTCCGGCCGGTGCCGGCGTTGTCGGCGCCGGAACCTGGGGCAACGTGCGCGCCGGAGAACTGGATCTTCGTTCTCGTTCCTGCTCCACCAGGCTGGACTGAGAGACGCTGCCGCGGGTCATAAAGCCCAACAACAGGGCAAGGACCATGAACGTAGCGGTCAGGATCGCGGTCATCTTGGATAAAAAGGTGGCGCTGCCGCGGCCGCCGAGAACAGTGCTCATTGAATCGATGCCGCCAAAGGTGCCCGCCAGACCGCCGCCCTTGCTGGATTGGATGAGAATGACAAACGTCAACAGAACGCAGACGATGAAAAACAAAACGATCAGTACCGTGTACATGCACACTCCCGAATAGGTTATGCGGTTACAATCTGCAAAAAGGATTTGGCGTCCAGACTGGCGCCGCCGATCAGGCCGCCGTCGATATCCGGCTGCGCCAGCAGTTGCGCTGCGTTATCCGGCTTCATGCTGCCGCCGTACTGGATGCGCACCGATTGCGCCACTGATTCGCTGTAGAGCTTGGTCAGCAGCGTGCGAATGAAATGATGCACCTCCTGGGCCTGCTCGCTGGTGGCGGTCACGCCAGTGCCGATCGCCCATACCGGTTCGTAAGCGATCACCAAGGTCTGCGCCTGCTCGGCGCTGAGGTCTGCTAAGCATCCAGTTACCTGGCCGCCGACCACGGACTCGGTCGTGCCGGCGTTGCGCTGATCGATGGTCTCGCCGACGCAGACGATGGGAATCAATCCAACGGCCAACGCGCGTTTGATCTTTTTATTCACCGTGACATCGGTCTCGCCGAAATACTGCCGCCGTTCAGAATGGCCGAGGATCAC from the bacterium genome contains:
- the secG gene encoding preprotein translocase subunit SecG produces the protein MYTVLIVLFFIVCVLLTFVILIQSSKGGGLAGTFGGIDSMSTVLGGRGSATFLSKMTAILTATFMVLALLLGFMTRGSVSQSSLVEQERERRSSSPARTLPQVPAPTTPAPAGK
- a CDS encoding triose-phosphate isomerase encodes the protein MRKRIVAGNWKMHKTVPQATELAAAIAAAAPKDGAGEIVVCPPFVNLTAVAGAIKGSSVLLGAQNMHWEEKGAFTGEISAEMLKSAGCRYVILGHSERRQYFGETDVTVNKKIKRALAVGLIPIVCVGETIDQRNAGTTESVVGGQVTGCLADLSAEQAQTLVIAYEPVWAIGTGVTATSEQAQEVHHFIRTLLTKLYSESVAQSVRIQYGGSMKPDNAAQLLAQPDIDGGLIGGASLDAKSFLQIVTA